From a single Halorussus limi genomic region:
- a CDS encoding Gfo/Idh/MocA family protein, with product MSQAEKLRVGVVGGGYIGTTVGGQFNTDPRSTVTALADVNQETRRTAGDALYVGDGSQYEDYREMYDSEPLDAVLVGTPHTLHYEMVTAALDRDLHVFCDKPLTTDLEEARELAERDEESEQVLMVGYQRHLNPAFQTARERWQGDAGESDADAAGGESNPDPDFLSAEITQNWISRFEDTWRTDPDLSGGGNLYDTGSHLVDAVLWTTGLVPEEVSAEMVFADDEGRVDERAILTVEFKSGAQGTISVHSDAPCVREHIHVWDEEGAVYLEGRQWEKRKLERVDEDSTTVIPYIDRSQQRSKAEAFIDCIETGETPPATARDALAVTALTEAAYESARSGERVSVDVE from the coding sequence ATGTCTCAGGCCGAAAAACTCCGAGTGGGCGTCGTCGGCGGCGGCTACATCGGAACCACGGTGGGCGGACAGTTCAACACGGACCCGCGTTCGACGGTGACGGCGCTGGCTGACGTGAACCAAGAAACGAGGCGCACGGCGGGCGATGCCCTCTACGTCGGCGACGGCTCTCAGTACGAGGACTACCGCGAGATGTACGACAGCGAACCGCTCGACGCGGTTCTCGTCGGCACGCCTCACACTCTCCACTACGAGATGGTGACGGCGGCGCTCGACCGGGACCTCCACGTCTTCTGCGACAAGCCGCTGACCACCGACTTGGAGGAGGCCCGGGAGTTGGCCGAACGCGACGAGGAGAGCGAACAGGTCTTGATGGTCGGCTACCAGCGCCACCTCAACCCGGCGTTCCAGACCGCCCGCGAGCGGTGGCAGGGCGACGCGGGCGAGTCGGACGCCGACGCCGCGGGCGGGGAGTCGAACCCGGACCCCGACTTCCTGAGCGCCGAAATCACCCAGAACTGGATATCCCGCTTCGAGGACACGTGGCGGACCGACCCCGACCTCTCTGGCGGCGGCAACCTCTACGACACCGGGAGCCACCTCGTGGACGCGGTGCTGTGGACCACGGGTCTGGTCCCCGAGGAGGTCAGCGCCGAGATGGTGTTCGCAGACGACGAGGGACGGGTGGACGAGCGCGCCATCCTGACCGTCGAGTTCAAGAGCGGCGCGCAGGGGACCATCTCGGTCCACAGCGACGCGCCGTGCGTGCGCGAACACATACACGTGTGGGACGAGGAGGGCGCGGTCTACCTCGAAGGTCGCCAGTGGGAGAAGCGAAAGTTAGAGCGCGTCGACGAGGACAGCACGACGGTCATCCCCTACATCGACCGGAGCCAACAGCGCTCGAAGGCCGAGGCGTTCATCGACTGCATCGAGACGGGCGAGACGCCGCCCGCGACGGCCCGCGACGCGCTGGCGGTCACCGCGCTGACCGAGGCGGCCTACGAGTCGGCGCGGAGCGGCGAGCGGGTCTCGGTGGACGTAGAGTAA
- a CDS encoding tubulin/FtsZ family protein yields MKLAMIGFGQAGGKIVDKFIEYDRRTGGEAVRSAVAVNTAKADLVGLDHVPEENQVLIGQSRVKGHGVGADNELGAEITEEDIDEVQGAVDNVPVHDIDAFLVVAGMGGGTGSGGAPVLAKYLKRIYTEPVYGLGVLPGRDEGGIYTLNAARSFQTFVREVDNLLVFDNDAWREAGESVGSGYDRINEEIVRRFGILFGAGEVSGDDAVGESVVDSSEIINTLATGGVSTIGYAAEEVENPSGGLLSRFKSDGTEDVDSTHATNRITSLVRKAALGRLTLPCEIDSAERSLLVASGPPEYLNRKGVEKGRKWLENQTGSMEVRGGDYPVEDADQVAGVVLLSGVSQVPRVEELQEVAVETQDNIDEIRSQSQESTTELIEDDDNELDPLF; encoded by the coding sequence ATGAAACTCGCGATGATCGGCTTCGGGCAGGCCGGCGGCAAGATAGTTGACAAGTTCATCGAGTACGACCGGCGCACCGGCGGCGAAGCGGTTCGCTCGGCCGTGGCGGTCAACACTGCGAAGGCCGACCTCGTGGGTCTCGACCACGTTCCCGAGGAGAATCAGGTCCTCATCGGCCAGTCGCGGGTGAAGGGCCACGGCGTCGGCGCCGACAACGAGCTGGGCGCCGAGATAACCGAGGAGGACATCGACGAGGTACAGGGCGCGGTGGACAACGTCCCGGTCCACGACATCGACGCGTTCCTCGTCGTCGCGGGGATGGGCGGCGGCACGGGGTCGGGCGGCGCGCCCGTCCTCGCCAAGTATCTCAAGCGCATCTACACCGAACCGGTGTACGGACTCGGCGTCCTCCCGGGCAGAGACGAGGGCGGCATCTACACGCTCAACGCCGCGCGGTCGTTCCAGACGTTCGTCCGCGAAGTGGACAACCTGCTGGTGTTCGACAACGACGCGTGGCGCGAAGCGGGCGAGAGCGTCGGGTCGGGCTACGACCGTATCAACGAGGAAATCGTCCGGCGCTTCGGCATCCTGTTCGGCGCGGGCGAGGTCAGCGGCGACGACGCGGTGGGCGAGAGCGTCGTGGACTCCAGCGAGATTATCAACACGCTCGCCACCGGCGGCGTCTCGACCATCGGCTACGCCGCCGAGGAGGTCGAGAACCCCTCCGGCGGCCTGCTCTCGCGGTTCAAGAGCGACGGGACCGAGGACGTGGACTCGACCCACGCGACCAACCGAATCACGAGTCTCGTCCGGAAGGCGGCGCTCGGGCGACTCACCCTCCCGTGCGAGATCGACAGCGCCGAGCGGTCGCTGCTGGTCGCCAGCGGACCGCCCGAGTATCTGAACCGCAAGGGCGTCGAGAAGGGCCGGAAGTGGCTCGAAAACCAGACCGGGTCGATGGAGGTCCGAGGCGGCGACTACCCGGTCGAAGACGCCGACCAGGTCGCCGGCGTGGTCCTGCTGTCGGGCGTCTCGCAGGTCCCGCGAGTCGAGGAACTGCAGGAGGTCGCGGTCGAGACGCAGGACAACATCGACGAGATTCGGTCCCAGAGCCAAGAGAGCACGACCGAA
- a CDS encoding glycosyltransferase family 4 protein, which produces MNVLNLVSNEDARFFQQQRTVLERRGIECETMNPPGDHVAREDMTERTVSDYLKFVPQVVNESLDGYDLVHANYGLTAPMALAQLRLPVVLSLWGTDLMGEYGWLAKRCARHCDATIVMSEEMARELGQPCHVIPHGINMDRFAPRPKDEARAEVGWDPDARHVLFPYPPSQDVKNHPRAHRIVERASERVDADVELQVVYGVPHAEVATYMNAADALVLTSKREGSPNSVKEAMSCNLPVVSTDVGDVRDRLDGVSPSYVSDDDDELVDALVDVLADPRPSDGREEVRDISLDRMAERIEGVYESVL; this is translated from the coding sequence GTGAACGTACTCAACCTCGTCTCGAACGAGGACGCCCGCTTCTTCCAGCAGCAGCGGACGGTGCTGGAGCGCCGGGGCATCGAGTGCGAGACGATGAACCCGCCGGGCGACCACGTGGCCCGCGAAGACATGACCGAGCGGACGGTCTCGGACTACCTCAAGTTCGTCCCGCAGGTCGTCAACGAGTCGCTCGACGGCTACGACCTCGTCCACGCCAACTACGGCCTGACCGCGCCGATGGCGCTGGCCCAACTCCGGCTTCCGGTCGTCCTCTCGCTGTGGGGGACCGACCTGATGGGCGAGTACGGGTGGCTCGCGAAGCGGTGTGCGCGCCACTGCGACGCGACCATCGTCATGTCCGAGGAGATGGCGCGGGAACTCGGCCAACCCTGCCACGTCATCCCCCACGGTATCAACATGGACCGGTTCGCGCCCCGACCGAAGGACGAGGCCCGCGCCGAAGTCGGGTGGGACCCCGACGCGCGCCACGTCCTGTTCCCGTATCCGCCCTCTCAGGACGTGAAGAACCACCCTCGCGCCCATCGCATAGTCGAACGGGCGAGCGAGCGCGTGGACGCGGACGTGGAGTTGCAGGTCGTCTACGGCGTCCCCCACGCCGAGGTGGCGACGTACATGAACGCCGCCGACGCGCTGGTGCTAACCTCGAAGCGCGAGGGGTCGCCCAACTCGGTCAAGGAGGCGATGAGCTGTAACCTGCCCGTCGTCTCGACCGACGTCGGCGACGTTCGGGACCGACTCGACGGCGTCTCGCCCTCGTACGTCTCGGACGACGACGACGAACTCGTGGACGCGCTGGTCGACGTGCTGGCCGACCCGCGGCCCTCCGACGGCCGCGAAGAGGTGCGCGACATCAGCCTCGACCGCATGGCCGAACGCATCGAAGGCGTCTACGAGTCGGTGTTGTGA
- a CDS encoding glycosyltransferase family 2 protein has protein sequence MSLQVREGEGVAHSVEQRLGSAHVVVGIPAYNEESGIGSTVLGVKRWADDVVVVDDGSTDRTPEIAEQADVTVLRHERNRGKGAAVRTLFDHAQRVECDALVLLDADGQHDPADVPSLAEPVVEGDADMVIGSRYLGDDAEDETPVYRRFGQVVLDYCTSRVTGGAELTDTQSGYRAFSPRALESLSLTTDGMGVESEMIDSATSEGLTIAERAIDARYDDLEGQTHNPVKHGVAVLAFLVRLATRRRPTSPRSENS, from the coding sequence ATGAGTTTACAGGTTAGGGAGGGCGAGGGAGTCGCCCACTCTGTCGAGCAACGTCTCGGCAGCGCCCACGTCGTCGTCGGCATCCCCGCGTACAACGAGGAGAGCGGTATCGGCAGTACCGTCCTCGGCGTCAAGCGGTGGGCCGACGACGTGGTCGTGGTAGACGACGGCAGCACCGACAGGACTCCCGAAATCGCCGAGCAGGCGGACGTGACGGTGTTGCGTCACGAGCGCAACCGCGGCAAGGGAGCCGCGGTCCGGACCCTGTTCGACCACGCCCAGCGCGTCGAGTGCGACGCGCTGGTCCTGCTCGACGCCGACGGTCAACACGACCCCGCCGACGTTCCCTCGCTGGCCGAACCGGTGGTCGAGGGCGACGCCGACATGGTCATCGGCAGTCGATACCTCGGCGACGACGCCGAAGACGAGACGCCCGTCTACCGCCGCTTCGGACAGGTCGTCCTCGACTACTGCACCTCGCGTGTGACCGGGGGCGCGGAGCTGACCGACACGCAGAGCGGCTATCGAGCCTTCTCCCCCCGAGCGCTCGAATCTCTCTCGCTGACGACCGACGGCATGGGCGTCGAAAGTGAGATGATAGACTCGGCGACCAGCGAGGGCCTGACCATCGCCGAGCGCGCCATCGACGCGCGCTACGACGACCTCGAAGGCCAGACCCACAACCCCGTCAAGCACGGGGTCGCCGTGCTGGCGTTTCTAGTGCGACTCGCAACGCGCCGACGACCGACATCCCCCCGTTCAGAAAACAGTTAA
- a CDS encoding RDD family protein, producing the protein MSSPALSLFGVLHADRPAKVRAELDDFAADADALFVEQPETEVTVRTLGRVAARTPTFFLGMLLQLALFLPVYVVLHRAYDEAEAIAVRRVAEERGLPVHEVDDHPVLYMSRAGARWMLVNWAALAALAAFYRTTFLAFAGLLTAAIGTTLAARRLDRRLWLVVAIPATAGTLAFAATSGLLPTGLLLGPLLVYLGSTGAINEHRNEHLLERVSALSRREGYERPCLVTGKAHMTGLLELASDADLSVSRMHVSRWLRPSDDVTESPDPESFGGGSALGWFTTAFGLTRPTPRRGTETDVFGQRTVAALLDLVFAAVAGVVGGFAFAVVAVVALGDGATLGALAAGVALSPWLYFLVWEATLGRTPGKWLFGLVVVAEDGSPASRRAVFVRNLLRPLDFAPFYVLGFLSMLATDRAQRIGDVVADTVVVRAG; encoded by the coding sequence ATGTCATCTCCGGCGCTCAGTCTCTTCGGCGTCCTCCACGCTGACCGCCCGGCGAAGGTCCGAGCGGAACTGGACGACTTCGCCGCCGACGCGGACGCGCTGTTCGTCGAACAACCCGAGACCGAGGTGACGGTTCGGACGCTCGGGCGGGTCGCCGCGCGCACACCGACGTTCTTCCTCGGGATGTTGCTCCAACTCGCGCTGTTTCTCCCGGTCTACGTCGTCCTCCACCGGGCTTACGACGAGGCGGAGGCCATCGCCGTCCGGCGTGTCGCCGAGGAGCGCGGTCTCCCGGTTCACGAGGTGGACGACCACCCGGTCCTCTACATGAGCAGGGCGGGAGCGCGCTGGATGCTGGTCAACTGGGCGGCGTTGGCGGCGCTCGCGGCGTTCTACCGGACGACGTTCCTCGCGTTCGCCGGCCTCCTGACCGCGGCCATCGGGACGACGCTGGCGGCGCGACGACTCGACCGCCGACTCTGGCTCGTCGTCGCGATTCCCGCGACGGCGGGGACGCTCGCGTTCGCCGCGACGAGCGGTCTGCTTCCGACCGGTCTCCTCCTCGGTCCGCTCCTCGTCTATCTCGGGTCGACGGGGGCCATCAACGAGCACCGGAACGAACACCTGCTCGAACGGGTCTCGGCACTCTCCCGACGCGAGGGGTACGAGCGACCCTGCCTCGTCACGGGGAAAGCCCACATGACCGGACTCCTCGAACTCGCGTCGGACGCCGACCTCTCGGTCTCCCGGATGCACGTCTCCCGGTGGCTCAGACCCTCCGACGACGTGACCGAGAGCCCCGACCCCGAGTCGTTCGGCGGTGGCTCCGCGCTGGGTTGGTTCACCACCGCCTTCGGTCTCACCCGGCCGACGCCTCGACGGGGCACGGAGACCGACGTGTTCGGCCAGCGGACGGTCGCGGCGCTCCTCGACCTCGTCTTCGCGGCAGTCGCCGGCGTCGTCGGTGGCTTCGCGTTCGCCGTCGTCGCCGTCGTCGCACTCGGCGACGGAGCGACTCTCGGTGCGCTCGCGGCGGGGGTCGCGCTCTCGCCGTGGTTGTACTTCCTCGTCTGGGAGGCGACGCTCGGTCGCACGCCCGGCAAGTGGCTGTTCGGTCTGGTCGTCGTCGCGGAGGACGGCTCTCCGGCCTCTCGACGGGCGGTCTTCGTCCGGAACCTGCTCCGGCCGCTGGACTTCGCGCCGTTCTACGTACTCGGCTTCCTCTCGATGCTGGCGACCGACCGGGCACAGCGAATCGGCGACGTGGTGGCCGACACCGTCGTCGTCCGCGCCGGGTGA
- a CDS encoding alkaline phosphatase family protein, with amino-acid sequence MSEGSVYVFGLDGVPPELVDRGIDAGRLPNFERMRAEGTDGTTRSTVPPLSMIAWSSFATGRNPGNHGVYNFMLKEEGGYGTEFVNADTLREQSVPVWEYLDAEGKRSGVMNVMPGYPPSRTSGFHVSDNITTPSSGSFAFPDRLEEDIEDRVGEYDVDPYESYDDGTDGDNLGGLLDTFFEIERNRIEVAKLLVEEYGCDFYSLVFSGPDNVLHVLGHVLDETHPKHDPQVAARYDDKPLQLLELYDDFLGWVMERMGDDDTMMVLSDHGHGPVYQTINLNSWLYQAGYLELEDRPWTRLKQFGYNYVYDAVETVMSELNLFSKLKMGVARTNGDGSGPDLAELLTISRKDIDWSETAAFTVASGGQVYLNTDDHEEGAILPGKYDEVRDRLREELLAIEHPERGERVIDSVLYGEDVYGDEYDETRPDLVCMPAPGYQIQYPQTMKTKRVFADPPKTGSHTSQHEMHGIFYAWGDPVESETGVTVDLTDFAPTACSLLDVPVPEEMDGEVRDDVVDVRGERERFDGKVEAKRAVRDVVGDIEQ; translated from the coding sequence ATGAGCGAGGGCTCAGTCTACGTCTTCGGGTTGGACGGCGTCCCGCCCGAGTTGGTCGATAGGGGCATCGACGCCGGACGGCTTCCCAACTTCGAGCGCATGCGCGCCGAGGGCACCGACGGTACGACGCGGTCGACGGTGCCGCCGCTCTCGATGATAGCGTGGAGTTCGTTCGCCACGGGACGCAACCCCGGCAATCACGGCGTCTACAACTTCATGCTCAAGGAGGAGGGCGGCTACGGCACCGAGTTCGTCAACGCCGATACCCTCCGCGAGCAGTCGGTCCCCGTCTGGGAGTATCTCGACGCCGAGGGGAAACGGTCGGGCGTGATGAACGTCATGCCGGGCTACCCGCCCTCCCGGACCTCCGGGTTCCACGTCTCGGACAACATCACGACGCCCTCCTCGGGGTCGTTCGCCTTCCCCGACCGACTGGAGGAGGACATCGAGGACCGCGTCGGCGAGTACGACGTGGACCCCTACGAGAGCTACGACGACGGGACCGACGGGGACAACCTCGGCGGCCTGCTCGACACCTTCTTCGAGATAGAGCGGAATCGCATCGAAGTCGCCAAACTCCTCGTGGAGGAGTACGGCTGTGACTTCTACTCGCTGGTGTTCTCCGGCCCGGACAACGTCCTCCACGTCCTCGGGCACGTGCTGGACGAGACCCACCCGAAGCACGACCCGCAGGTCGCGGCCCGGTACGACGACAAGCCGCTCCAACTGCTCGAACTCTACGACGACTTCCTTGGATGGGTGATGGAGCGGATGGGCGACGACGACACGATGATGGTCCTCTCGGACCACGGCCACGGTCCGGTCTACCAGACCATCAACCTCAACTCGTGGCTCTATCAGGCGGGCTACCTCGAACTGGAGGACCGGCCGTGGACCCGACTCAAGCAGTTCGGGTACAACTACGTCTACGACGCCGTCGAGACGGTGATGAGCGAACTCAACCTGTTCTCGAAGCTCAAGATGGGCGTCGCCCGGACCAACGGCGACGGGTCGGGGCCGGACCTCGCGGAACTGCTGACCATCTCGCGCAAGGACATCGACTGGAGCGAGACGGCGGCGTTCACGGTCGCCAGCGGAGGACAGGTCTACCTCAACACCGACGACCACGAGGAGGGCGCGATTCTGCCCGGCAAGTACGACGAGGTCCGCGACCGCCTGCGCGAGGAACTGCTCGCCATCGAACACCCCGAGCGCGGCGAACGGGTCATCGACTCAGTTCTCTACGGCGAGGACGTGTACGGCGACGAGTACGACGAGACGCGCCCCGATTTGGTCTGCATGCCCGCACCGGGCTACCAGATTCAGTACCCGCAGACGATGAAGACCAAGCGCGTGTTCGCCGACCCGCCCAAAACGGGGTCCCACACCTCGCAACACGAGATGCACGGCATCTTCTACGCGTGGGGCGACCCCGTCGAGAGCGAGACCGGCGTGACCGTGGACCTGACCGACTTCGCGCCGACGGCGTGTTCGCTGCTCGACGTGCCGGTACCCGAGGAGATGGACGGCGAGGTCCGCGACGACGTGGTGGACGTTCGCGGCGAGCGAGAGCGATTCGACGGGAAAGTCGAAGCGAAGCGCGCGGTGCGAGACGTGGTCGGCGACATCGAACAGTGA
- a CDS encoding PadR family transcriptional regulator encodes MHDLTGFQRDLLYVIAGKDEPHGLAIKEELESYYEKEIHHGRLYPNLDTLVDKGLVDKGQRDRRTNYYALTDRGSREIEARREWETGHLGEKSSITA; translated from the coding sequence ATGCACGACCTGACTGGTTTCCAGCGGGACCTGTTGTACGTCATCGCGGGCAAGGACGAACCGCACGGGCTCGCAATCAAGGAGGAACTCGAATCGTACTACGAGAAAGAGATCCACCACGGTCGTCTCTATCCGAACCTCGACACGCTCGTGGACAAAGGTCTCGTGGACAAGGGTCAGCGCGACCGACGGACCAACTACTACGCGCTCACCGACCGCGGAAGCCGCGAAATCGAGGCCCGCCGCGAGTGGGAGACGGGCCACCTCGGCGAGAAGTCTTCCATCACCGCGTAA
- a CDS encoding DUF354 domain-containing protein has product MKYLFLTNTPAQVHQYRRAVATLRDRGHDVLVLARDYGCTEPLLDHYDVPYESYGTCETQKFSLARELPKHLARIVWLTRQFDPDCVFGRGAFAALAGTVAGTPVVLVDDSGNTDLDHAISVPLVDAVLTPHTFEKDLGEKHYEFRGFKELAYLHPDEYELQSDVRDELGVGPDEEFAIVRLNAFGSHHDVGKAGFTPEKRRELVETLAERATVFVSDEGGEMDLDRTPARAFDLHPALLHDALSEASLLVADTQTMVTEAALLGTPAIRSNSFVGDDDMGNFVDLERAGLVYNLREFDAVLDAATDLLADEDADQRWRNLRDRYLEDKVNLTEIVVEVAERVDSADEFDARTLDRVSGLDPRGSDREADRALPFGAVRSDGGERRRAERSDERTRREGGRR; this is encoded by the coding sequence ATGAAGTATCTGTTCCTCACCAACACGCCAGCGCAGGTCCACCAGTACAGGCGCGCGGTCGCGACGTTGCGAGACCGAGGCCACGACGTGCTGGTCCTCGCGCGAGATTACGGCTGTACCGAACCCCTACTCGACCACTACGACGTTCCCTACGAGTCCTACGGGACGTGCGAGACTCAGAAGTTCTCGCTGGCCCGCGAGTTACCGAAACACCTCGCCAGAATCGTCTGGCTGACACGCCAGTTCGACCCCGACTGCGTCTTCGGTCGCGGAGCGTTCGCTGCCCTCGCGGGCACCGTCGCGGGCACGCCGGTCGTCCTCGTTGACGACTCGGGCAACACCGACCTCGACCACGCCATCTCGGTTCCGCTGGTCGACGCGGTGTTGACGCCCCACACCTTCGAGAAGGACCTCGGCGAGAAGCACTACGAGTTCCGGGGCTTCAAGGAACTCGCCTATCTCCACCCCGACGAGTACGAGCTCCAGTCCGACGTGCGCGACGAACTCGGCGTCGGTCCGGACGAGGAGTTCGCCATCGTTCGCCTGAACGCCTTCGGGTCGCACCACGACGTGGGGAAGGCCGGCTTCACGCCCGAGAAGCGCCGGGAACTGGTCGAGACGCTGGCCGAGCGAGCCACCGTCTTCGTCTCCGACGAGGGCGGCGAGATGGACTTGGACCGGACGCCCGCCCGGGCGTTCGACCTCCACCCGGCGCTCCTCCACGACGCGCTGTCGGAGGCGTCGCTGCTGGTCGCCGACACCCAGACGATGGTGACGGAGGCCGCCTTACTCGGGACGCCGGCGATTCGGTCGAACTCGTTCGTCGGCGACGACGACATGGGCAACTTCGTGGACCTCGAACGCGCGGGTCTGGTCTACAATCTCCGGGAGTTCGACGCGGTCCTCGACGCCGCGACCGACCTGCTCGCCGACGAGGACGCCGACCAGCGCTGGCGCAACCTCCGCGACCGGTACCTCGAAGACAAGGTGAACCTCACCGAAATCGTGGTCGAGGTCGCCGAGCGCGTCGATTCGGCGGACGAGTTCGACGCGCGGACCCTCGACCGAGTTTCCGGTCTCGACCCCCGAGGGTCGGACCGCGAGGCCGACCGCGCGCTCCCGTTCGGCGCGGTCCGGAGCGACGGCGGGGAGCGACGACGTGCCGAACGGAGCGACGAGCGAACCCGCCGCGAGGGAGGGCGACGGTGA
- a CDS encoding 20S proteasome subunit A/B: MATIVAIEADGGAVLAGDRRHTAGNTVASDDKRHVFDFGDVGAAAVGESGGIDEFRRRLEAEVQSHETEHGDPMSVTRLATVASDIADDEGVEAVVAARDDDGAARVRGVRSDGSILGDDVAAFGSGAQLALGVLEGREEGASLDDAEELARDAVEAAADRDTDTGSEIDTYRLEGGSASP; the protein is encoded by the coding sequence ATGGCAACCATCGTCGCCATCGAAGCGGACGGCGGGGCAGTGCTGGCGGGGGACCGACGCCACACCGCGGGCAACACCGTGGCCAGCGACGACAAGCGCCACGTCTTCGACTTCGGCGACGTCGGCGCGGCGGCCGTCGGCGAATCTGGCGGTATCGACGAGTTCCGGCGTAGACTGGAAGCCGAAGTACAGTCCCACGAGACCGAACACGGCGACCCGATGAGCGTCACCCGACTCGCCACGGTCGCCAGCGACATCGCCGACGACGAGGGCGTCGAGGCGGTCGTCGCGGCCCGCGACGACGACGGCGCGGCCCGCGTCCGGGGCGTCCGGAGCGACGGGTCCATCTTGGGCGACGACGTGGCCGCGTTCGGGTCCGGCGCGCAGTTGGCGCTCGGCGTCCTCGAAGGCCGCGAGGAGGGCGCCTCGCTGGACGACGCCGAGGAACTCGCGCGGGACGCCGTAGAAGCCGCGGCCGACCGCGACACCGACACCGGGTCGGAAATCGACACCTACCGACTCGAAGGCGGTTCGGCGAGTCCGTGA
- a CDS encoding SelT/SelW/SelH family protein, protein MTSVEIEYCVPCGMLDRAQDVQHALLSEYGERLDSVALVTGDSGVFEVRADGEQVFDKDEDEFDVDAIVESVGQRASA, encoded by the coding sequence ATGACGAGCGTCGAAATAGAGTACTGCGTCCCCTGCGGGATGCTCGACCGGGCACAGGACGTACAGCACGCGCTTCTCAGCGAGTACGGCGAGCGACTCGACTCCGTCGCGCTGGTGACGGGCGACAGCGGCGTGTTCGAGGTTCGCGCCGACGGCGAACAGGTCTTCGACAAGGATGAGGACGAGTTCGACGTGGACGCCATCGTGGAGTCGGTCGGCCAGCGAGCGTCGGCGTAG